The stretch of DNA GTGGTATTGCAGTGGAGTTTTCACCCTTTTGTTTATCATAGCAAACGTTTCTACACTGTTCTACTCTGGCGCAGGGTGCTTGCATTTTTAGTCGTAAGTATGGCTGTCCTAACTCATAACTTCCATAATTATATCCATGTCCCAACCAGCGACATTTTTCTCCTCCAGGCTTCACAGTTTTTGCGAATTATTACATTCTATTCCACTCAGCTTCCTGGCCCAAATTATCACTGTCGTGAGGTAACCTTAAACTCTCAATCTCATTGTAGCTAAAGCATACATATGTTCTATCTTATCACTCGCAAGAGCTTTGCATGAAGGCCTCACTGAATccatttactttgcttttatagGGCTCGAAACTGGCCACTCTTCCACCACCCAAAAATGTTCTTGAAGTGCTCCTGATCAACTGTAAGCCTTTCATTTGTTGGGTTGAGTGTTCTAAGTGGAAGTTTTATTGATCTCGGACTATTCTTTGCAGTTCCTCGTGGAGTGCTTTTTGGCTGTGGTGATCTGATATTTTCATCTCACATGATCTTTACTCTTGTCTTTGTCCGTACATACCATAAATATGGATCAAAAAGGTATTGAAATATCTGTGTAGGTGTTTGTGCCTGTACATGTGCATTTGATTTCGCATAGGTGGCCTGCTAGCTCGTACACTGATCACATGCTCTAGTATAATTGGTGGATCTTGTTTTTCTAGGTTGATTAAGCTATTTGCCTGGTTGATGGCCATCATCCAAAGTCTCCTTATCATTGCTTCTCGCAAGCACTACACCGTGGATGTTGTTGTTGCTTGGTAGGATCAAATTCCCTTTCAATAATATGATTATATTGCATCGGCATCTGCCTTCCGTTTGACCGATCCTCTCTCCGCAGGTATACTGTCAATTTGGTTGTATTCTTTGTTGACAAGAACCTCCCAGGTACCTAAGTCTTAGCATCTTGGAATCATAGAGTTTTCTGTATGAAGCACTATATAACAAGCTTCGCCGCAATTCTGCAGAAATGCCGGATCGTACAAGTGGGTTATCTTTGCTTCCAGTAAGCACAAAAGATAAAAGTGACAGGATGAAGGAAGAGCTCCACAAGCCCGAGAAGGATAACAAAATGAAGGACGAACACCATAAGTTATTGAATGGAAACACCGTTGATTCTACTGATCGGGTATTATACATAGGCTTTTGATGTGCACATTGATAGTTCATTCACATTTCACTACATTTGCAGTTAAAATACAACATATCATAACACCCTTTGTTTTTTCTTGGGAGTTAACAGATCATCGTGTGTTGAAACTCCGTTTGTAGCTGTAGACAATGACATCTAGCTGTTTTTCGCTGTTTTCCTAATCTATGTTTTCCTGGCCATTGCAGCGACAATGGATGCCGATGAACGGAAAGCATGGCGAAGACATGAACCACACGCTCTCTGATGCCGTTCCCAACGGTACATGACCGACTGCTTTTCGTCGGGTGCTTGTCTTTCACATCTACAGGGCAATCTGACAGTCGGAAAAAAAAAGAAGCTACTCCTATCTCTGCTGCTGCAGTCCCGCTGTACTGAATGGGGCAAGGCGCTGAAGTAGTGAACGATGCTGTAAAAGAAGGGAGCCATAATCTCGTGGCTTCTCTCAGGCAGGTTGCCCCGTGGGCCGGCCTATCCGATCATCGATTTTGTGGTTTCGCAGTTTTAGATGTCGGGGATGCGAGGAACACCTAGCAAAACATTGAAAATCTGTTCTCGGTGTACATAACTATTGATGTATTTGGTGAAAATTTTACTAGTGTTTACTTATGTTGGCATGAACGAATCTGCTCCGGTTGGTCGTCCCAGCCGACGCGCGTGGCTCCTTTGAATGGGCCGGGCGGATGGAATGGCCTGACCTGGCTGGGTCACGGGAGACGAGAGCGCCTGGTCACGGACATGCCGCCGCTCGCTTGCTGTTCCGCTCGCTCGCTGTAAAGCAAAAACGCTCATTCAAATGTGCGCCGCGAAAGGTGTCGCGGGCATTCTGTGCACGATGCCAGTACCACAGCTGCGGCCATCATGTGCAGCGGGGGGTGGACGATTTTGGTGTTTTGACCCTTTTTGAAAAATTCGGCCAAATCTTACCCTGGTTCATAAAAATTTCAGTATCTGACCAATTTTCTACAGTCATTGGTCTCAACGATAGGGTAGCACAACCTACTGCCAGGGTCTTTGGCAGTAGGACTCACCGGCACCGTCACGATCATCTGATGTGAAAAAGACACTAATGGATTAATTGGTGCATGCATGGATGTTGCAGgccaacaacaacaaaaacaaaaacaaaatgctaagagcatctacagccggcGCCTCAAATCGGCCTCAAACGCCCGTGCAGCCCGTCCATAGCTGGCCGGTTACGAAAATCTGACCCAGAGGGGTGCCTCAAACGGGCATCAAATGCCCGGGCTCACTGGCACCCCTCACATACAACCCAAATATAAAGTGGATATGGGGGCGTCCGGGCGCGCCCGCCACGTAGGACTGGCGATGGGGTCCCACGCGGAATCACCCGGAAACCCGACGGTCCGACGGATGCCTCCTCCGTCACCACGGTGTGAACGCCTCATGGCACCACAACGACTCGCCGCACAACGCCAAATCCGGCTATTTAAGCCGGCCAGCATCCCCCAACCCTGACCCATCCATCTCGTCCCGTTCTGCGCCGCCACCCGAGCCCGTCCGCCTCCTCTCCCTGCTCTCCCACGCTCTCCGGCATTGCGAAGGTTTGGCACAAGATCACGACGTACTCTATGCTGACGCTGGAGCGTCGGAGGCAGATTCTCGGAGGAGATCCAGGCAATGCGCGACGCCCGCATCGCTGCCGGGTTGCCTCCGGACTCGCTGGAGCCGGAGGAGGCAGAGCAGCCTGCTTGGGGGTTCAACATGGCGGAGGCGGAGTTCGTTGTCTCCCAAGCCGCGGGGATGGCGGAGCAGCAGGCCATCCTGGAGTCCATTCGGGATGAGGCCTATGTGGAGGCCAACCGGTGGTTCCTCTAGTAGGAGCAGGCGGCGTTCGACGTGCTCTTCGCCGAACTTGACGCGAAgatagaggaggaggaggccggagcggAGCAGCCAGAGGTGCCGGAGGAGGCCGGAGCGGAGCTGGCGGAGGAGCCGGAGCTGCAGCTATCACCCACGCTGCCGGAATCGGGCACGGAGATTGTCGACATCTCCGACGAGGAGTAGCTAGATCATCTACATAGTATGTAGGTTTTATGGTTGCATGCTTTTATATGGATTTGAGAATTTAGTATGAGATGTCTGGATGCAGTTGTGTTAATTTAAGGAGTGCCCGGTCACTACCCGCGGACGCGCCCGGGCACATACGCGGTCGTTTGAGGGGTCATATTTGACATATCTagctgtagatgctctaagcTAGCTACTGCACGGTGTCCTCTCTGTCTCTGACTCCTCCCGTGACATGATTGGTCATGCATATGCAAGCAGGCAGGAGAGAGCACTGCATGGGGACAAGAGTTGTGTACTACCACTAACCATCAGTTACAAACAACTAACCATCAGTTACAAATAACAAAGCCCAAAATCGATGCATGCTATATGTTGCACTGCCTACCGCCAAGCTCTTTGGCGATAGGGTTGCACAATCTACCATCACAGGCCCTAGCGGTAGGGTAGTTTTCACGTTCAACAGGTGTGATGACGCAGTTAAGTTATAGCGTCAAGGCCTGTGGCGGTAGGCAGTTATACCCTATTGCCACGCACTATGGCGGTAGGAAAATGGTTAGATCACGATTTTCTTAGACCGGGGTTAGATCTTGCTTAACTTTCCCAAAAGGGTCAAAACACCAAAATTGGCCGTGGGTGGTGAAGGCACGTGTCCTGCATGTGGTGTGCGCACCAAATGATGACATGTGCACCCCGCAGGTGGTTGTGGCTGATCCAGCCAAACGATGATGGCATCATCACCGCTGTCACAGAAAGTGCAAGGAGATGATTATACAATGGAGAAATTTGGTGTGAAATTGCCGTCTCCCACACGAGCACTTAACCCTGGTCAATATTCAAACGACACTCCACACAAGTCCAGGTATAGGTTCAGGTGGGTGACAAACGAGGGGTGGTTGATCGATCAATAAATGGATGAGTGAAGTCTGTTTTAGACAACGACCCCTCGTTGATTGAGGGGTCGACATTCAAACAACGCTCCACGAGTCCAGATATAGGTTCAGATGGAGATGTAGAACGTTTGATAAGAAGATCAACACAATACTTGTTCAAACATTGCTAATAATATGGAACAAGCATGGGCGAGATCTTCTCCATTTCTCGTGCGAGGATGTTGAGCTATAGTCCCCAAGGGCAGTGGAGTCCTGACACAAGCGCAATATCTTGCAATTATTGGGCTTTTAGATCATTTTACTATTTCCAATCATTCCTTATGTTGAATGCACTTCTTCCATTGATGGACCTTGCTGAGCTTGAATTGCCATTCTCAGTTGAGGAGGTTTGGAACACAACTGAGTGCCTTCCCTCTGAGCGCGTTCCATGG from Triticum urartu cultivar G1812 chromosome 3, Tu2.1, whole genome shotgun sequence encodes:
- the LOC125545297 gene encoding phosphatidylinositol:ceramide inositolphosphotransferase isoform X1, which gives rise to MTIYIAREATKLWRKVCAETSVELQLLFEKWHLLLAGIVFQYIHGLAARGVHYLHRPGPILQDMGFMALPELGQDKGYLSETVFTCIFLSFLLWSFHPFVYHSKRFYTVLLWRRVLAFLVASQFLRIITFYSTQLPGPNYHCREGSKLATLPPPKNVLEVLLINFPRGVLFGCGDLIFSSHMIFTLVFVRTYHKYGSKRLIKLFAWLMAIIQSLLIIASRKHYTVDVVVAWYTVNLVVFFVDKNLPEMPDRTSGLSLLPVSTKDKSDRMKEELHKPEKDNKMKDEHHKLLNGNTVDSTDRRQWMPMNGKHGEDMNHTLSDAVPNGT
- the LOC125545297 gene encoding phosphatidylinositol:ceramide inositolphosphotransferase isoform X2, with product MTIYIAREATKLWRKVCAETSVELQLLFEKWHLLLAGIVFQYIHGLAARGVHYLHRPGPILQDMGFMALPWSFHPFVYHSKRFYTVLLWRRVLAFLVASQFLRIITFYSTQLPGPNYHCREGSKLATLPPPKNVLEVLLINFPRGVLFGCGDLIFSSHMIFTLVFVRTYHKYGSKRLIKLFAWLMAIIQSLLIIASRKHYTVDVVVAWYTVNLVVFFVDKNLPEMPDRTSGLSLLPVSTKDKSDRMKEELHKPEKDNKMKDEHHKLLNGNTVDSTDRRQWMPMNGKHGEDMNHTLSDAVPNGT